The sequence AGATCATACGGCTGCGACTGGTTTCGCTGCTCGTGCGGCAGCGGTCTCTTGTTTTACACCGCCTGTCTCGATCGTGTAGATCCGGCGGAATGCGACGGCGTACGCGATCAGGTAATAGACGAACCAATTGTAGGCGACGGATGCAAAAAAGCTCGAAACTAGATAGCCTACGATGCTCGCCTGCAGTCCGATCGCGAGATAGTAATACCAACTGTGATCGTCCGCGTCAAAGAGAGTTCTCTCGATGGCCGACAGCTTTCGGTACGGGCTGATAATGAAGACCAGATACGCGATCAGGCCCAGAATGCCGAGTTCTGCAGAGACCTGTGTGAACGCGTTATGCGATTGCAGGCTTCGAATACCGACGATCGGGAAGTTGCCGATGCCGATGCCCCACGGATTTCGTGCGCTCACAAGCAGCGATCTCATCAACAGTTCCCACCGCTGATCGCTCGATCCGGCTGCGTCAAGGCCTGGAATGAAGATCGAGAGCATCCGCAGGCCGTAGTTTCCCGGGGCTGCGACGATAGCGATCCCGCCGATTATGATCGATCCGATGGCGACATTGAGACGATATTTGCGGCCGAGTTTCCACGCAAGAACAGCGAGGCACGCGATCAAACCGAGAAAACCGCCACGCGAGAATGTCACCATATTTGCTGCGACAAACAGGCTGGCCATTGCAAAATACGAGATTCGAACGAGCTTCTTGGGGGTTGCAAGCCCAAGCGAGAACACGATAGGTGTCATCATCACGAAATGCAGAGCCATCTCGTTCGGATTGCCGAACATGCCACCGACATCCACGGCGATGCGATACTCCTCGACCGCAAACTTGCCCTGCGAATATAGGTTGAGAGCCGAAATACCAAGATATATCCCAATGCCGAATGAGAGCCACATCATTCCGAGCAGTCGCAGTCGCGTACGGACGACGTTGACGAGGACGACAAAGATGATAACGGCCTTAATAAAAGGGTCGTTAAAGGTCTCCCACGCCATCGCCGGGTCCTTGGCTAGCGGCATGGTCAAGAGAGCGATCAATGCCATTGCGAGAATGGCTTTGACCTCGGTCGGGAATGTTGTGAGCGTGCCCTCAGCAGCCAACTGGCTCGGGACGAAGAGCAGGATCGTCGCTAGTGCAAAATAGAACGCTGTTGCCGATAAGAAGCCGAGTCCGGGCACGATCTCGTAGGGCCGGAACAGCACCATTATCGAGAACAGAAA is a genomic window of Chloracidobacterium sp. containing:
- a CDS encoding O-antigen ligase family protein, whose amino-acid sequence is MAFKTIKSKEYRSLTNPARKSKPSGDIPSLMPPQALRPENDVSQEYVAIAPEFEGDAASAAPPLDRAEPRQPSPVSSGSVRHDKKARNSEKDQQLLTSEKWLVRAGHKLTYIGLFLFSIMVLFRPYEIVPGLGFLSATAFYFALATILLFVPSQLAAEGTLTTFPTEVKAILAMALIALLTMPLAKDPAMAWETFNDPFIKAVIIFVVLVNVVRTRLRLLGMMWLSFGIGIYLGISALNLYSQGKFAVEEYRIAVDVGGMFGNPNEMALHFVMMTPIVFSLGLATPKKLVRISYFAMASLFVAANMVTFSRGGFLGLIACLAVLAWKLGRKYRLNVAIGSIIIGGIAIVAAPGNYGLRMLSIFIPGLDAAGSSDQRWELLMRSLLVSARNPWGIGIGNFPIVGIRSLQSHNAFTQVSAELGILGLIAYLVFIISPYRKLSAIERTLFDADDHSWYYYLAIGLQASIVGYLVSSFFASVAYNWFVYYLIAYAVAFRRIYTIETGGVKQETAAARAAKPVAAV